CCCTTACTTCCGCAATAAAATACAAGGATCCTGTGACAAATAAGACTTCATCTGGGGAACTCTGATCCATAAATTCTTTGATATAGGCCTTGTAGTCCGCTACATAGGGCAGGTCTTGTCGGTCGCCTTGTGCCACCACTTCACCGTAATGAAAGGTCGTCAAAATCAATTCAGCTTCCGGCAATCCCGCTTGAAGCGTTTGGAGCATCCCGCTATAATCTTTTCGCTTGAGGGCCCCAAATAAAATCTTCACGCGCTTTCCTGCTAAGCTATTGGCAAACTCGATCAAGCGCAACATAGCATGAGGATTATGGGCGCCATCCAGATACACCTGGTCGCCAAACAACTCTAGACGGCCCGGCCACCGCGTCTCTTGCAAGGCGTGCTTGACCTGCTCCATATCCACTTCTTCATCTAGGCCTTCCATATAGAGGAGAAAGGCCTCCAGAGCTACTGCAGCATTTTCCCGTTGGTAATCACCCTTCAAGCCCAGAGATGGCAAGACAATATCCACACTTTCATTCCAAAAACGATCCTGCTCTATGCCAAAATCTTTCTGGAAGGCGTGGAGATCCACAGCCAATTGCTCCGCTTTTTCTTGACAAACAGCTATAGCATCATCCGATAAGGGACCCACCACAGCTTTCTTGCCCTTCTTAAAGATTCCTGCCTTTTGCTGGGCGATTTCCGCAATCGTCCCTCCCAGTGTTTCCTGGTGATCCAGGCCAACCGAAGTGATCACTGCGATATCTCCCGTCACTACATTAGTGGTATCTAGAAGCCCACCGATACCAACTTCCAATAAGACCACGTCCACAGCTTGTTCCTTAAAATACAAGAGGGCCATGAGGCAGATAATCTCAAAATAAGAGAGTTGATCCTGGGTTTGAAGTAAGGTCTGCTCCATTTGTTGGACTTCTTGGCCAATCCGAGTAAAATCTTCATCTGAAATCGGCTGATCCCCAATACAAATCCGATCATGGATACTGATCATATGAGGAGAAGTAAAGGTCCCAACCTTCTTCCCATGAGCCATCAACAATTGACGCAGAAAGGCGATTGTGGATCCCTTCCCATTGGTTCCTGTCACATGAAGGATCGGATAAGCCTTATCCGGTCTTCCTAAAAGGCTCACTGCCTGCTCCATACGATCCAGTCCCGATCGAAAATTCAGACCGATCCGACTATTCATCCATTGCTCAATCTTATTCACATCTTCCTCCTAAAAGAAAAAAGCGACAAAACCTCTTCTGACGTTTGCGCTCCTTTCTTTTGTAGTTATTTCTTTCTCATTTTACAGCAGGTCCATCGGACTTCCTGCTTTTTCTTGTTTCTTGAAGCAGGGCTAAAAACGTCCACTGGACTTACTTGCGGTCTTCATTTCTAG
Above is a window of Streptococcus sp. LPB0220 DNA encoding:
- a CDS encoding bifunctional folylpolyglutamate synthase/dihydrofolate synthase; the encoded protein is MNKIEQWMNSRIGLNFRSGLDRMEQAVSLLGRPDKAYPILHVTGTNGKGSTIAFLRQLLMAHGKKVGTFTSPHMISIHDRICIGDQPISDEDFTRIGQEVQQMEQTLLQTQDQLSYFEIICLMALLYFKEQAVDVVLLEVGIGGLLDTTNVVTGDIAVITSVGLDHQETLGGTIAEIAQQKAGIFKKGKKAVVGPLSDDAIAVCQEKAEQLAVDLHAFQKDFGIEQDRFWNESVDIVLPSLGLKGDYQRENAAVALEAFLLYMEGLDEEVDMEQVKHALQETRWPGRLELFGDQVYLDGAHNPHAMLRLIEFANSLAGKRVKILFGALKRKDYSGMLQTLQAGLPEAELILTTFHYGEVVAQGDRQDLPYVADYKAYIKEFMDQSSPDEVLFVTGSLYFIAEVRAFLLEG